A part of Melittangium boletus DSM 14713 genomic DNA contains:
- a CDS encoding PAS domain S-box protein: MSFSSMHVKPQPTPLLLAHAQRSPSTDHPGEVVFQLDSHGQLTYLTPMWTELTGFAVEECLGQPAWHYVHPEDRPLYDELGRRLASEACDVSKRELRYRTRDHGFRWGEVYLRPMHAEEGAYVGLRGTLHDVTERREAQDALARRERYLSALVNIQQLLLGVNSSHNLFARLMQPLGEASGASRVYAFEAHRSPDGDMLVSQRAEWCAPSIPPQIDNPELQNLPIETLLPRWYELMSRGQAITGLVKDFPAGERAVLEPQEIRSLLALPLWVHGTLAGFIGFDNCVDERAWDKLEVDLLQAATSAISLSMEHRQAERALREREQRFRRIAENSSDVLYRYQLAGTRSFAFVSGVVTKNLGFTPEEHYRDSLLWHRRVHPDDLEVLEQLLSEPQRVADTPQVVRFARPDGRTLWLQHVVTPVLDSAGMCVAVEGIARDVSERRQFEEALKLSEASFRILLEGVPEPAAIQRDGHIIYANTALVTSLGFELPSEVMGRRLQEFLLDEPASPPDAVPLVTGERRLLRRDGKVRVAEFASLPLLFDGKPAVVSIARDVTEQRQLQSRLSLADRMASMGTLAAGIAHEINNPLAFVISNLGFLADELRRMPSIMPPGGLASRPEANEWRGVLSEAREGAERVRQIVRQLKAFSRPDEERVDAVDLHAVLDSAVMLAANEIKHRARLRREYGPIPRVMGNEGRLCQVFLNLVVNAAQAIPEGAADKNEICLLTRLGRDGRVVVEVRDTGSGIPRDALGRIFDPFFTTKPVGVGTGLGLAICHGIVTSLGGDISVESEPGRGTTMRVVLPASEESTRVEKPVVAPVAVPTQRGRVLIVDDEPAVGRALRRILREHDVELATSGRQALERLTTDTRFHVVLCDVMMPDLGGKDLYEAVQQGGSGLERRFVFVSGGAFTPGARDFLSRVPNPTLEKPFDEAAVKRVVRELVMNPSPATN, from the coding sequence ATGTCCTTCTCATCCATGCACGTGAAGCCCCAACCGACTCCGCTTCTCTTGGCGCACGCGCAGCGCTCTCCGTCCACCGACCATCCGGGAGAGGTCGTCTTCCAGCTCGATTCGCACGGGCAGCTGACGTACCTCACGCCGATGTGGACGGAGCTGACGGGCTTCGCGGTGGAGGAGTGCCTGGGTCAGCCCGCCTGGCATTACGTGCATCCGGAGGACCGGCCGCTCTATGACGAGCTCGGCCGTCGGCTGGCCAGCGAGGCGTGCGATGTGTCCAAGCGGGAGTTGCGCTACCGCACGCGGGACCACGGCTTCCGGTGGGGCGAGGTCTACCTGCGGCCCATGCACGCGGAGGAAGGCGCCTACGTGGGCCTGCGCGGCACCCTGCATGACGTCACCGAGCGGCGCGAGGCCCAGGACGCCCTGGCCCGGCGCGAGCGCTACCTGAGCGCCCTGGTGAACATCCAGCAGCTGCTGCTCGGGGTGAACTCGTCCCACAATCTCTTCGCGCGGCTGATGCAACCGTTGGGCGAGGCCTCGGGCGCCAGCCGCGTCTACGCCTTCGAGGCCCACCGCAGTCCCGACGGCGACATGCTCGTGAGCCAGCGCGCCGAGTGGTGCGCGCCGTCCATTCCGCCGCAGATCGACAACCCCGAGCTGCAGAACCTGCCGATCGAGACCCTGCTGCCGCGCTGGTACGAGCTCATGTCGCGCGGCCAGGCCATCACCGGACTGGTGAAGGACTTCCCGGCCGGGGAGCGCGCCGTCCTCGAGCCGCAGGAGATCCGCTCGCTGCTGGCACTGCCCCTGTGGGTCCACGGCACGCTCGCGGGCTTCATCGGCTTCGACAACTGCGTGGACGAGCGCGCGTGGGACAAGCTGGAGGTGGACCTGTTGCAGGCGGCCACCAGCGCCATCTCCCTGTCCATGGAGCACCGCCAGGCCGAGCGCGCCCTGCGCGAGCGCGAGCAGCGCTTCCGGCGCATCGCGGAGAACTCCTCGGACGTGCTCTACCGCTACCAGCTCGCGGGCACACGCTCCTTCGCCTTCGTGAGCGGCGTGGTGACCAAGAACCTGGGCTTCACCCCCGAGGAGCACTACCGCGACAGCCTCTTGTGGCACCGGCGCGTGCACCCCGATGACCTGGAGGTGCTCGAACAGCTCCTCTCCGAGCCCCAGCGCGTGGCGGACACGCCCCAGGTGGTGCGCTTCGCCAGGCCGGATGGGCGCACGCTATGGCTGCAGCACGTGGTGACGCCGGTGTTGGACTCGGCGGGCATGTGCGTGGCCGTGGAGGGCATCGCCCGCGACGTCAGCGAGCGCCGCCAGTTCGAGGAAGCCCTCAAGCTGTCCGAGGCGAGCTTCCGCATCCTCCTGGAGGGCGTGCCCGAGCCCGCCGCCATCCAGCGCGACGGCCACATCATCTACGCCAACACGGCGCTGGTGACGTCGCTCGGCTTCGAGCTGCCCTCGGAGGTGATGGGCCGCCGGCTCCAGGAGTTCCTGCTCGACGAGCCGGCGTCGCCTCCCGACGCGGTGCCGCTCGTCACCGGGGAGCGGCGGCTGCTGCGGCGCGATGGCAAGGTGCGCGTGGCGGAGTTCGCCTCCCTGCCCCTGCTCTTCGACGGCAAGCCGGCCGTGGTGTCCATCGCGCGCGACGTCACCGAGCAGCGCCAGTTGCAGTCGCGCCTGAGCCTCGCCGACCGCATGGCCTCCATGGGCACGCTCGCCGCGGGCATCGCCCACGAAATCAACAACCCGCTCGCCTTCGTCATCTCCAACCTGGGCTTCCTCGCGGACGAGCTGCGCCGCATGCCCTCCATCATGCCGCCCGGCGGGCTCGCGTCCCGGCCCGAGGCCAATGAGTGGCGCGGCGTGCTGTCCGAGGCCCGCGAGGGCGCCGAGCGCGTGCGGCAGATCGTCCGCCAGCTCAAGGCCTTCTCCCGCCCGGACGAGGAGCGGGTGGACGCGGTGGACCTGCACGCCGTGCTGGACTCGGCGGTGATGCTCGCGGCGAACGAGATCAAGCACCGCGCGAGGCTGCGCCGCGAGTACGGGCCCATCCCCCGCGTCATGGGCAACGAGGGCCGCCTGTGCCAGGTGTTCCTCAACCTGGTGGTGAACGCGGCCCAGGCCATCCCCGAGGGCGCCGCGGACAAGAATGAAATCTGTCTGCTCACGCGCCTGGGCCGCGATGGACGCGTCGTGGTGGAAGTGCGGGACACGGGCAGCGGCATCCCCCGCGACGCGCTCGGGCGCATCTTCGACCCCTTCTTCACCACCAAGCCGGTGGGCGTGGGCACGGGCCTGGGGCTCGCCATCTGCCACGGCATCGTCACCAGCCTGGGCGGAGACATCTCCGTGGAGAGCGAGCCCGGACGCGGCACGACCATGCGCGTGGTGCTGCCCGCGAGCGAGGAAAGCACCCGCGTGGAGAAGCCCGTGGTGGCGCCCGTGGCCGTCCCCACCCAGCGGGGCCGGGTGCTCATCGTGGACGACGAGCCCGCCGTGGGCCGGGCCCTGCGGCGCATCCTCCGCGAGCACGACGTGGAGCTGGCCACCAGCGGCCGCCAGGCCCTGGAGCGCCTGACCACCGACACCCGCTTCCACGTCGTCCTGTGCGACGTGATGATGCCGGACCTCGGCGGCAAGGACCTGTACGAGGCCGTGCAACAAGGGGGCTCGGGGCTCGAGCGCCGCTTCGTCTTCGTCTCCGGGGGCGCCTTCACGCCCGGGGCGCGCGACTTCCTCTCCCGGGTGCCCAACCCCACGCTGGAGAAGCCCTTCGACGAGGCCGCCGTCAAACGCGTGGTGCGCGAGCTGGTGATGAACCCCTCGCCCGCCACCAACTGA